One genomic window of Sulfurovum lithotrophicum includes the following:
- a CDS encoding FeoA family protein — translation MKLSELHPKQKAIIKSIGDIGELKDRLMELGVLCGEPIQVVRIAPFGDPIEIRIGDEHLALRNEDAQKIEVEAISQLRHRERKGLS, via the coding sequence ATGAAACTCAGCGAACTTCATCCAAAACAAAAGGCGATCATCAAATCGATTGGTGATATAGGAGAACTTAAGGACCGCTTGATGGAACTTGGTGTGTTGTGTGGTGAGCCCATTCAGGTTGTACGCATTGCACCTTTTGGGGACCCTATCGAGATACGTATAGGAGATGAGCATCTGGCACTGCGCAATGAGGATGCCCAAAAGATAGAAGTTGAAGCCATTTCCCAACTGAGACATCGTGAAAGGAAAGGGCTTTCATGA
- a CDS encoding permease, whose product MKKSRSGLIMLGIVVVLYGILYVMKPDVTLDALGASLKVLKMIIPILLIVFFIMALLGTFIDEKAISKHLGEESGGKGWLLALVGGILSHGPGYVWYPLLQNLREQGAKDGLVIAFIYARAIKIPWLPLMISYFGWAFTLVYTFYVVLGAYLQGVIVERLDDKEREQ is encoded by the coding sequence ATGAAAAAAAGCAGAAGCGGGCTGATCATGCTGGGCATTGTTGTAGTGCTCTATGGCATACTTTATGTTATGAAACCGGATGTAACGCTTGATGCACTGGGTGCGAGTTTGAAAGTACTGAAGATGATCATCCCCATTTTGCTGATCGTCTTTTTTATCATGGCACTGCTGGGTACTTTTATCGATGAAAAAGCCATTTCAAAACATTTGGGTGAGGAGAGTGGTGGTAAAGGGTGGCTTTTGGCACTAGTCGGTGGCATCTTGAGCCATGGGCCGGGTTATGTGTGGTACCCCTTGCTTCAAAACCTCAGAGAGCAGGGCGCAAAAGATGGTCTTGTTATCGCCTTTATCTATGCAAGAGCCATCAAAATACCCTGGCTGCCGCTGATGATAAGCTATTTTGGGTGGGCTTTTACACTGGTCTACACCTTTTACGTGGTTTTGGGTGCCTACTTGCAGGGAGTGATAGTGGAGAGGCTGGATGATAAAGAGAGAGAACAATGA